In a genomic window of Myxococcales bacterium:
- a CDS encoding DNA mismatch repair protein MutS, translating into MTREPSPPSSPEGETPSEEQKHYRARRAARAADAARLTARANLISTLRVVAFLAAIVGVGFMVWSPAPPAAWAAPIAAMAGFFALVVVHARVHEQRERALASVAYFERALARLAGEWKDSPSRGDRFMVGAEEHPFIDDLDIFGKGSLFQLIDATSTKRGEELLASWLTGGLDAEPPSRTRERQAAVRELTTAHDLREQLAVSGALLSDGDKPDPTPFAAWAAAPAVVASPAVRVAAFVIPAFTLAALVLGQAKVVPWWWFFVPLAAGLAVTRAFRARADAALSVASSRESALGRYGEMLERIEAHRFEAAALVKLKSDLESTGASATHEMARLGRIVAFVDARQNEFFKLFVSPALLWDVHCAVALEGWRARVGRAAGAWFAALSEMEGYASLATFAFENPTYTYPELTDAARFDATQLAHPLLRKGQRVGNDVALQGRGTALVVTGSNMSGKSTLLRALGTNAVLARAGAPVCAERLALGRFVVASSMRVRDSLDDGVSRFYAELKKLKVVLDLARRQRGERDHADEAGGTAVFFLLDEILHGTNTRERLIGARALVRELVSLGAVGAVSTHDLALGELEAELAGHVRNVHLEEQVEGEVMSFDYRLRPGVVRSSNALRLMRVVGLGVEFEVPEAPPK; encoded by the coding sequence ATGACGCGTGAGCCCAGCCCCCCGTCGTCTCCGGAGGGCGAGACCCCCTCGGAGGAACAAAAGCACTACCGCGCGCGCCGCGCCGCGCGCGCGGCCGACGCGGCGCGCCTCACCGCCCGCGCGAACCTCATCTCCACCCTCCGGGTCGTGGCGTTTCTCGCGGCCATCGTCGGCGTCGGGTTCATGGTGTGGTCGCCGGCGCCGCCTGCCGCGTGGGCCGCCCCGATCGCCGCGATGGCGGGGTTCTTCGCCCTCGTGGTCGTCCACGCGCGCGTCCACGAGCAGCGCGAGCGAGCGCTCGCCTCGGTCGCGTATTTCGAGCGCGCCCTCGCGCGACTCGCGGGCGAATGGAAAGACTCTCCGTCACGGGGCGATCGCTTCATGGTGGGCGCAGAGGAGCACCCGTTCATCGACGACCTCGACATCTTCGGGAAAGGCTCGCTGTTTCAGCTCATCGACGCGACGTCGACGAAGCGCGGCGAAGAGCTCCTCGCGTCGTGGCTCACCGGCGGCCTCGACGCGGAGCCCCCGTCCCGCACGCGGGAGCGCCAGGCGGCTGTGCGCGAGCTCACGACCGCCCACGATCTCCGGGAGCAGCTCGCGGTCTCGGGCGCGCTCCTCTCCGACGGCGACAAGCCCGATCCCACGCCGTTCGCGGCCTGGGCCGCGGCGCCAGCGGTGGTCGCGTCGCCCGCCGTCCGCGTGGCGGCGTTCGTGATCCCCGCCTTCACGCTCGCCGCGCTGGTGCTCGGCCAAGCGAAGGTCGTGCCGTGGTGGTGGTTCTTCGTGCCCCTCGCGGCGGGCCTCGCGGTGACCCGGGCCTTCCGCGCGCGGGCCGACGCGGCGCTCTCGGTCGCGTCGTCCCGAGAGAGCGCCCTCGGCCGCTACGGCGAGATGCTCGAGCGCATCGAGGCCCACAGGTTCGAGGCCGCCGCCCTCGTGAAGCTGAAGTCGGACCTCGAGTCGACGGGCGCCAGCGCCACCCACGAGATGGCGCGGCTCGGGCGCATCGTGGCGTTCGTCGACGCGCGGCAGAACGAGTTCTTCAAGCTCTTCGTGTCGCCCGCGCTCCTGTGGGACGTGCACTGCGCCGTGGCGCTCGAGGGCTGGCGCGCGCGCGTTGGGCGGGCGGCCGGCGCGTGGTTCGCCGCGCTCTCCGAGATGGAGGGCTACGCGAGCCTCGCCACCTTCGCGTTCGAGAACCCCACGTACACGTACCCCGAGCTCACCGACGCCGCGCGCTTCGACGCCACGCAGCTCGCCCACCCGCTCTTGCGCAAGGGCCAGCGTGTCGGCAACGACGTGGCCCTCCAGGGGCGAGGCACCGCCCTCGTGGTCACGGGCTCGAACATGTCCGGCAAGTCGACGCTGCTCCGCGCGCTCGGCACGAACGCGGTGCTCGCGAGGGCCGGCGCCCCCGTGTGCGCCGAGCGCCTCGCGCTCGGGCGCTTCGTGGTGGCGAGCAGCATGCGCGTGCGCGACTCGCTCGACGACGGCGTCTCGCGGTTCTACGCCGAGCTGAAGAAGCTCAAGGTGGTGCTCGACCTCGCGCGCCGCCAGCGGGGCGAGCGGGACCACGCGGACGAGGCGGGCGGGACCGCCGTGTTCTTCCTGCTCGACGAGATCTTGCACGGCACGAACACCCGCGAGCGCCTCATCGGGGCGCGCGCGCTGGTGCGCGAGCTCGTGTCGCTCGGGGCCGTGGGCGCGGTGTCGACCCACGATCTGGCGCTCGGAGAGCTCGAGGCCGAGCTCGCCGGTCACGTGCGCAACGTGCACCTCGAGGAGCAGGTCGAGGGCGAGGTGATGAGCTTCGACTACCGGCTGCGTCCGGGCGTCGTTCGGAGCTCGAACGCGCTCCGGTTGATGCGCGTCGTGGGCCTCGGGGTCGAGTTCGAGGTCCCTGAAGCGCCACCAAAATGA